One genomic region from Lates calcarifer isolate ASB-BC8 linkage group LG10, TLL_Latcal_v3, whole genome shotgun sequence encodes:
- the LOC108886322 gene encoding sodium/potassium/calcium exchanger 1-like — MHCTRRKRLQLSRILFLLSGVFLCTLYQLTISARLYEPLPMPQIGDDFGEGSTGGVEETTVEIQGLEEPFTATHEIELTDQTTPEMHVIKHLNTTSDLQASTPTESPPLPTTNRTIVHCIYVSPEPPQETPMPAPAPPVTTITPASPGEAPHVKGEYPEDIFSVEDRRRGWVILHIFGMMYMFVSLAIVCDEFFVPALGVITDKLAISDDVAGATFMAAGGSAPELFTSLIGVFIAHSNVGIGTIVGSAVFNILFVIGMCALFSREVLHLTWWPLFRDVSFYIFDLILLIIFFLDNIIMWWESMMLLAGYTVYVIFMKFNVQIERAFKTQLYKHKNIVKIITVEEPEMTNGDDEDNAPPAPEDNSRLKLKPSLQRGGSSASLHNSTMRNTIFQLMIHTLDPLGEGKFKDKAETLNNVARRKAESKTQDKSEVGAGKTEPAKESESPPAKETEKKEQADDKKVLSNQVAIKKPRSQSLIPVYEDAPAGGDGSEDSDEDSDEDSDESSEDEDDDEDEDEDEEEKEDEPLSLEWPDTPRKQATYLFLLPIVFPLWLTVPDVRNQKSRKFFVVTFLGSILWIAIFSYLMVWWAHQVGETIGISEEIMGLTILAAGTSIPDLITSVIVARKGLGDMAVSSSVGSNIFDITVGLPVPWLLYSSAHGLAPVAVSSNGLFCAIVLLFLMLLFVIISIASCKWKMNKILGSTMFLLYFIFLVLSVMLEDRIIVCPVSI; from the exons ATGCACTGTACAAGAAGAAAGAGACTGCAGCTGAGCCGgattctgtttctcctctctgggGTTTTCCTCTGTACCCTCTACCAGCTGACCATCAGTGCCAGACTGTATGAGCCTTTGCCAATGCCGCAGATTGGAGATGATTTTGGGGAGGGTTCAACAGGGGGGGTTGAGGAGACTACAGTGGAGATTCAAGGGCTGGAGGAACCTTTCACTGCAACACATGAAATAGAGCTCACAGATCAAACAACGCCTGAGATGCATGTGATAAAACACCTGAATACAACTTCAGATTTGCAGGCATCCACCCCCACTGAATCTCCACCATTGCCAACCACAAACCGGACCATTGTGCATTGCATCTATGTTTCCCCTGAGCCTCCGCAGGAGACACCCATgccagctccagctcctcctgtaACCACTATTACTCCAGCTTCTCCTGGAGAGGCTCCACATGTGAAGGGTGAATATCCTGAAGATATCTTTTCTGTTGAAGACCGCAGACGAGGCTGGGTGATCCTCCACATTTTTGGGATGATGTACATGTTTGTGTCGCTTGCAATTGTGTGTGATGAGTTTTTTGTTCCTGCACTGGGGGTAATCACAGACAAGCTAGCCATCTCTGACGATGTGGCGGGAGCCACCTTCATGGCAGCTGGAGGTTCTGCCCCCGAGCTTTTTACCTCTTTGATAGGGGTCTTTATCGCCCACAGCAACGTGGGCATTGGCACAATAGTTGGTTCAGcagttttcaacattttgtttgtgattggaaTGTGTGCTTTGTTTTCTCGGGAGGTACTTCATCTAACCTGGTGGCCACTTTTCAGAGATGTATCCTTCTACATATTTGACCTAATATTGctcatcatcttcttcttgGACAACATCATAATGTGGTGGGAGAGCATGATGCTGCTGGCCGGTTACACTGTCTATGTGATTTTCATGAAGTTTAATGTGCAAATAGAGCGGGCCTTCAAGACCCAATTGTACAAACACAAGAACATTGTCAAAATCATTACTGTGGAGGAACCTGAAATG ACAAATGGTGACGATGAAGATAATGCCCCTCCTGCTCCAGAGGACAACAGTCGgttaaag TTGAAGCCATCCCTTCAGCGAGGGGGAAGTTCAGCTTCTTTACACAACAGCACCATGAGAAACACCATCTTCCAACTCATGATCCACACGTTAGACCCTCTAGGAGAGG GGAAATTTAAGGATAAGGCTGAGACTCTGAATAATGTGGCTAGACGGAAGGCAGAGAGCAAAACTCAAGACAAAAGTGAAG TTGGCGCGGGAAAAACTGAGCCGGCCAAAGAGTCAGAGTCTCCCccagctaaagagacagagaagaaggagCAGGCAGACGACAAGAAGGTACTCTCCAACCAGGTCGCTATCAAAAAGCCCAGAAGTCAGTCTTTGATACCTGTCTAT GAGGATGCACCAGCAGGAGGGGATGGCTCAGAGGACAGTGATGAAGACAGCGACGAGGACAGCGATGAGTCCAGTGAAGAcgaggatgatgatgaggatgaagatgaggatgaagaggagaaagaggatgaGCCTCTGTCTTTAGAGTGGCCTGACACACCACGTAAACAAGCCACCTACCTCTTCCTGCTGCCCATAGTCTTCCCTCTGTGGCTCACAGTTCCTGATGTTCGCAACCAG AAATCCAGAAAATTTTTTGTGGTCACCTTTCTGGGCTCTATTCTGTGGATTGCTATCTTCTCCTACCTCATGGTGTGGTGGGCCCATCAG GTGGGTGAGACCATCGGCATCTCTGAGGAGATTATGGGCCTTACGATCTTGGCTGCAGGGACGTCCATCCCTGACCTCATTACCAGTGTGATTGTGGCACGTAAAGGCCTGGGGGACATGGCAGTGTCCAGCTCTGTGGGCAGTAACATCTTTGACATCACTGTGGG TCTGCCAGTCCCGTGGCTCCTGTACTCATCCGCCCACGGTCTGGCTCCAGTGGCCGTCAGCAGCAATGGGCTCTTCTGTGCTATCgtgctcctcttcctcatgcTCCTCTTTGTCATCATCTCCATCGCATCCTGTAAGTGGAAGATGAATAAGATACTGGGTTCCACCATGTTCTTGCTCTACTTTATCTTCCTGGTGCTTAGTGTGATGCTGGAGGATCGCATCATTGTCTGTCCTGTTTCAATCTGA
- the LOC108886326 gene encoding sodium/potassium/calcium exchanger 1 has protein sequence MNCVTEKRLKMSHGLSLLLGVFLCSLYQLTISASLNEPLPKPQTGEDFGDSSTKGVEEATVETQGLEGSRTATHEVELTDQTTAEMHVVKHQSIPTESHLLPTTNQTIVHCIYVSPEPPQETPMPPSAPPVTTISQVSPGDAPHVRGEFPADVFSVEDRRRGWVILHIFGMMYMFVSLIIVCDEFFVPALRVIIDNLVISNDVAGATFMAAGRSTPKFFAYLIGVFIAHNNVGIGSIVGSAVFNILFVIGMCALFSREVFHLTWWPLFRDLSFYIFHIILLIIFFLDNIIMWWESMMLLAGYTVYVIFMKFNVQIERAFKTQLYKHKNIVKVITVEEPEKVDMSARKDGSGGSEDSDSDEDKNDKDSDESRKNENDCETKEKEEEVEKKDKPLSLEWPDTRRNQAIYLFLLPIVFPLWLTVPDVRNQKSRKFFVVTFLGSILWMAVFSYLIVWWAHQVSDSGEI, from the exons ATGAATTGTGTAACAGAGAAGAGACTGAAGATGAGCCATGGTCTGTCACTTCTCTTGGGGgttttcctctgcagtttgTACCAGCTGACCATCAGTGCCAGTCTGAATGAGCCTTTGCCAAAGCCTCAGACTGGAGAGGATTTTGGAGATAGTTCAACAAAGGGGGTTGAGGAGGCTACAGTAGAGACCCAGGGGCTGGAGGGATCTCGCACTGCAACACATGAAGTAGAGCTCACAGATCAAACAACAGCTGAGATGCATGTGGTAAAACATCAGTCCATCCCCACTGAATCTCATCTATTGCCAACCACGAACCAGACTATCGTGCATTGCATCTATGTTTCTCCTGAGCCTCCACAGGAGACACCCATGCcaccctcagctcctcctgtcaCAACCATTAGTCAAGTTTCTCCTGGTGATGCTCCACATGTTAGGGGAGAATTCCCTgcagatgttttttctgttgaagACCGTAGACGAGGCTGGGTGATCCTCCACATTTTTGGGATGATGTACATGTTCGTGTCACTTATAATTGTGTGTGATGAGTTCTTTGTTCCTGCGCTGAGGGTAATCATAGACAACCTAGTCATCTCTAATGACGTGGCAGGAGCCACCTTCATGGCAGCTGGAAGATCCACCCCTAAGTTTTTTGCCTACCTCATAGGGGTCTTCATCGCCCACAACAACGTGGGCATTGGCTCGATAGTTGGTTCAgcagtttttaacattttgtttgtgattggaaTGTGTGCTTTGTTTTCTCGGGAGGTATTTCATCTAACCTGGTGGCCACTTTTCAGAGATTTATCCTTCTATATATTTCACATCATCTTactcatcatcttcttcttgGACAACATCATAATGTGGTGGGAGAGCATGATGCTGCTGGCCGGTTACACTGTCTATGTGATTTTCATGAAGTTTAATGTGCAAATAGAGCGGGCCTTCAAGACCCAACTGTACAAACACAAGAACATTGTCAAAGTCATTACTGTGGAGGAACCGGAGAAG GTGGACATGTCTGCAAGAAAGGATGGGTCAGGAGGCTCAGAAGACTCTGACAGTGATGAGGATAAAAACGATAAAGACAGTGATGAGTctagaaaaaatgaaaatgattgtgagaccaaagagaaagaggaagaagtggAGAAAAAGGATAAGCCCCTGTCTTTAGAGTGGCCTGACACACGACGTAATCAAGCCATCTACCTCTTCCTGCTGCCCATAGTCTTCCCTCTGTGGCTCACAGTTCCTGATGTTCGCAACCAG AAATCCAGAAAATTCTTTGTGGTCACTTTCCTGGGCTCTATTCTGTGGATGGCTGTCTTCTCCTACCTCATTGTGTGGTGGGCCCATCAGGTCAGTGACAGCGGTGAAATTTAG
- the ints14 gene encoding integrator complex subunit 14, whose translation MPTVVLMDVSLSMTRPVSLDGSEEFQRKNLAVHGLNMLFEHMASNYRLEFTALMAFSSLWELLVPFTRDYNALQEALSNLEDYDKTCVESALNGVSNVVQQEWGSACPCQVMLVTDGSLGIGKGSLRHSLQTLKQRGDDKKFPLPFPFPTKLFIMCIANAEELQMTDAMDNLEELLRLSGGDGQIFTVEGPLCMKSVQAMFGRLIDHAYSPFHAVLHCGNLSSDVQVFPRPEPIVVDEEVEPMPRTVSTDLEIVGFIEIADISSPPVISRHLVLPIAVNKEVDEVGAGATDELEEEPSASQMAGKSPNFCVLLHGSLKVEGMVALVQLGPEWYGMLYSQADSKKKSNLMMSLFEPGPEPLPWLGKISHLGPISEAAENPYGEDDSKSPFPVQPQVKRSYAQNVTVWIKASGLQTDVQKILRNARKLPDKTQTFYKELNRLRKAALAFGFWELLKGVADLLERECTLLPDSAHPDAAFQLSHAAQQLKLASTGDSQYAAFDHNIAPMHTDFSS comes from the exons ATGCCTACCGTGGTGTTAATGGACGTGTCTCTGTCCATGACACGGCCAGTGTCACTGGATGGCAGCGAGGAGTTTCAGAGGAAGAACCTGGCTGTCCACGGACTCAACATGTTGTTTGAACACATGGCCTCAAACTACCGTTTGGAGTTCACAGCTCTGATGGCCTTTTCTTCCCTCTGGGAGCTCTTGGTGCCTTTCACCAGAGATTACAATGCATTACAG GAGGCTCTGAGCAACCTGGAAGACTATGACAAGACCTGTGTTGAATCAGCTCTTAATGGAGTTAGTAATGTAGTACAACAGGAGTGGGGCAGTGCCTGTCCCTGTCAG GTGATGCTGGTTACTGATGGATCTCTTGGTATTGGGAAGGGTTCTCTACGTCACTCTCTCCAAACACTGAAGCAGCGTGGGGATGACAAGAAGTTCCCACTCCCTTTCCCTTTTCCTACAAAACTGTTCATCATGTGTATAGCCAATGCAGAAGAG TTACAGATGACTGATGCTATGGACAATTTGGAGGAACTACTTCGTCTCAGTGGAGGGGACGGACAGATCTTCACCGTGGAGGGACCGCTTTGCATGAAGAGTGTACAGGCCATGTTTGG GAGGTTGATTGACCACGCATACTCCCCTTTCCATGCAGTCCTGCACTGTGGGAACCTGTCCTCAGACGTTCAGGTGTTCCCTCGTCCTGAGCCTATAGTGGTGGATGAAGAGGTGGAGCCCATGCCCCGAACAGTCAGTACAG ATCTGGAAATTGTGGGCTTCATTGAAATCGCTGATATTTCCAGTCCTCCTGTTATATCCAGACACTTGGTACTGCCTATTGCTGTAAACAAAG AGGTGGATGAAGTTGGTGCAGGAGCCACAGATGAGCTTGAGGAGGAGCCCTCTGCCAGTCAGATGGCAGGCAAAAGTCCAAATTTTTGTGTGCTCCTACATGGCAGCCTGAAAGTAGAGGGCATGGTGGCACTGGTCCAGCTGGG GCCAGAGTGGTACGGCATGCTCTACTCCCAAGCAGACAGTAAGAAGAAATCAAATCTGATGATGTCTCTGTTTGAGCCCGGGCCAGAACCTCTGCCTTGGCTGGGCAAGATCTCACATTTGGGGCCAATATCAG AGGCTGCAGAAAATCCCTATGGAGAAGATGACAGTAAAAGTCCTTTTCCCGTGCAGCCACAGGTCAAACGAAGCTATGCCCAGAATGTTACTGTGTGGATAAAGGCCAGTGGACTACAG ACTGATGTGCAGAAGATTCTGAGGAATGCCAGAAAATTACCTGATAAAACTCAAACCTTCTATAAG GAGCTCAACCGTCTGCGGAAGGCTGCCTTGGCTTTCGGTTTCTGGGAGCTCCTGAAGGGAGTGGCCGACCTGCTGGAGAGAGAGTGCACTTTGCTGCCAGACTCTGCTCATCCCGATGCCGCGTTCCAGCTCTCCCACGCCGCACAGCAGCTCAAACTGGCAAGCACTGGTGATTCCCAGTACGCTGCTTTTGATCACAATATTGCCCCCATGCACACTGACTTCTCAAGCTGA